In one window of Gorilla gorilla gorilla isolate KB3781 chromosome 2, NHGRI_mGorGor1-v2.1_pri, whole genome shotgun sequence DNA:
- the HDAC11 gene encoding histone deacetylase 11 isoform X4, with translation MLVEAREASEEDLLVVHTRRYLNELKWSFAVATITEIPPVIFLPNFLVQRKVLRPLRTQTGGTIMAGKLAVERGWAINVGGGFHHCSSDRGGGFCAYADITLAIKGTGHAPSSREPSVTTSCMHTWSPTAGAAQLSLFLFERVEGISRATIIDLDAHQGNGHERDFMDDKRVYIMDVYNRHIYPGDRFAKQAIRRKVELEWGTEDDEYLDKVERNIKKSLQEHLPDVVVYNAGTDILEGDRLGGLSISPAGIVKRDELVFRMVRGRRVPILMVTSGGYQKRTARIIADSILNLFGLGLIGPESPSVSAQNSDTLLLPPAVP, from the exons TGGTCCTTTGCTGTTGCTACCATCACAGAAATCCCCCCCGTTATCTTCCTCCCCAACTTCCTTGTGCAGAGGAAGGTGCTGAGGCCCCTTCGGACCCAGACAGGAGGAACCATAATg GCGGGGAAGCTGGCTGTGGAGCGAGGCTGGGCCATCAACGTGG GGGGTGGCTTCCACCACTGCTCCAGCGACCGTGGCGGGGGCTTCTGTGCCTATGCGGACATCACGCTCGCCATCAAG GGCACAGGACATGCCCCCTCCTCCAGGGAGCCTTCCGTGACCACCTCCTGCATGCACACATGGAGCCCCACAGCTGGAGCTGCACAGCTCTCCCTG TTTCTGTTTGAGCGTGTGGAGGGCATCTCCAGGGCTACCATCATTGATCTTGATGCCCATCAG GGCAATGGGCATGAGCGAGACTTCATGGACGACAAGCGTGTGTACATCATGGATGTCTACAACCGCCACATCTACCCTGGTGACCGCTTTGCCAAGC AGGCCATCAGGCGGAAGGTGGAGCTGGAGTGGGGCACAGAGGATGATGAGTACCTGGATAAGGTGGAGAGGAACATCAAGAAATCCCTCCAGGAGCACCTGCCCGACGTGGTGGTATACAATGCAGGCACCGACATCCTCGAGGGGGACCGCCTTGGGGGGCTGTCCATCAGCCCAGCG GGCATCGTGAAGCGGGATGAGCTGGTGTTCCGGATGGTCCGTGGCCGCCGGGTGCCCATCCTTATGGTGACCTCAGGCGGGTACCAGAAGCGCACAGCCCGCATCATTGCTGACTCCATACTTAATCTGTTTGGCCTGGGGCTCATTGGACCTGAGTCACCCAGTGTCTCTGCACAGAACTCAGACACACTGCTGCTTCCCCCTGCAGTGCCCTGA